One window from the genome of Cryptococcus tetragattii IND107 chromosome 2, whole genome shotgun sequence encodes:
- a CDS encoding imidazoleglycerol phosphate synthase, cyclase subunit: MATTQLPIPEVGQPKGHAPQSKPKLYILDYGAGNVRSLANSINKLGYEFEWIKDESDFDKAEKLIFPGVGSFAQATSSLRTSGLHSHLLKYIASGKPYFGICIGMQVLFASSSESPGSEGLGVVPFAITEFKVEDNYEGGNGRKSVPHMGWNKAWKAWKSEGDERETENLMVDDDYYFVHSYAALLPDPSASTPPKGVADFAYTLSRYGSETFVSSIRRDNVFAVQFHPEKSGPAGLDMLRKWLHAPVDTLSSPSNPASTSVGKTWQPTNPSPLRAKGNGLTNRIVACLDVRSNDAGDLVVTKGDQYDVREKSSDKDVRNLGKPVELAQRYYLSGADEVAFLNITSFRSSALLDQPMLDVVRAAAETVFVPLTIGGGIKDTTDPDGTFHPALEVAGAYFRSGADKVSIGSEAVIAVEEMFEREARGEPALTGKTGIETISKGYGRQAVVISIDPKRVYVDTSVPGWLESFPAKHRASLIIGDNATSRTAPQEKGKAWWYQCTISGGRAVRDIDVVQLAQGVERLGAGEILLNSVDRDGSGQGFDLDLVKLVKNAVGIPVVSSSGAGSPADFEEVFRETGTEAALAAGIFHRGEVGIDEVKGWLESKEMAVRRTALPTV, encoded by the exons ATGGCCACCACTCAACTCCCCATCCCAGAAGTAGGCCAGCCAAAAGGCCACGCACCGCAGTCGAAGCCCAAGCTCTATATCCTCGACTACGGAGCAGGTAACGTTCGAAG TCTGGCAAACTCTATAAATAAGCTTGGATATGAGTTTGAATGGATCAAGGATGAGAGCGACTTTGACAAGGCTGAA aaactcatcttccccgGTGTTGGCTCTTTCGCCCAGGCTACCAGCTCTCTCCGAACCTCCGGTCTCCACTCCCACCTTCTCAAGTACATCGCCTCCGGAAAACCCTATTTTGGTATCTGCATCGGTATGCAGGTACTCttcgcctcttcctccgaaTCACCTGGCTCTGAAGGTTTGGGTGTCGTGCCTTTCGCCATTACTGAATTCAAGGTGGAGGACAACTACGAGGGCGGTAacggaaggaagagtgTGCCTCACATGGGATGGAACAAGGCTTGGAAGGCTTGGAAGtctgaaggagatgagagggaAACAGAGAATttgatggtggatgatgattaCTATTTTGTTCACTCCTACGCTGCTCTCCTTCCCGACCCATCTGCCTCTACTCCTCCCAAGGGAGTCGCCGACTTCGCTTACACACTCTCAAGATATGGTTCCGAGACTTTCGTCTCTTCCATACGGCGTGATAATGTCTTTGCTGTGCAGTTCCACCCCGAGAAGAGTGGTCCTGCTGGTCTCGACATGTTGAGAAAATGGCTCCATGCTCCTGTCGAcactctttcctccccttccaatCCAGCTTCCACTTCTGTTGGCAAGACATGGCAACCCACCAacccctctcctctccgTGCCAAGGGCAACGGTTTGACCAATCGTATTGTCGCTTGTCTTGATGTTCGTTCCAACGATGCTGGTGACTTAGTCGTCACCAAGGGTGACCAGTACGACGTACGCGAAAAGTCTTCTGACAAGGATGTCCGGAATTTGGGAAAGCCTGTCGAGTTGGCTCAGAGGTATTACCTCTCTGGTGCAGATGAAGTCGCGTTCCTCAATATCACCAGCTTCCGATCTTCTGCTCTGCTCGACCAGCCTATGCTTGACGTTGTCAGGGCTGCCGCAGAGACCGTCTTTGTGCCTCTTACCATTGGTGGTGGTATCAAGGACACTACCGACCCCGACGGTACCTTCCACCCTGCTCTCGAAGTTGCCGGTGCCTACTTCCGTTCAGGGGCCGACAAGGTCTCCATTGGTAGTGAGGCCGTCATCGCCGTTGAGGAGATGTTCGAACGTGAAGCTCGAGGCGAACCTGCCTTGACTGGCAAGACTGGTATCGAGACCATCTCCAAAGGCTACGGTCGACAAGCTGtcgtcatctccatcgATCCTAAACGAGTTTATGTCGACACTTCTGTCCCCGGTTGGCTTGAATCCTTCCCCGCCAAGCACCGAGCGAGCTTGATCATTGGCGACAACGCCACCTCCCGTACCGCTCCGCAagaaaagggcaaggctTGGTGGTACCAATGCACCATCTCTGGCGGCCGTGCCGTACGAGATATTGATGTCGTCCAGCTTGCTCAGGGTGTCGAGCGTCTCGGTGCGGGTGAGATTTTGCTCAACTCCGTGGACAGGGACGGTTCTGGTCAGGGTTTCGACCTTGATCTCGTCAAGCTCGTGAAGAATGCGGTCGGTATCCCCGTggtttcttcctctggaGCCGGCAGTCCTGCAGACTTTGAGGAGGTGTTCAGGGAAACTGGTACAGAAGCAGCGTTGGCGGCTGGTATCTTCCACAGGGGTGAGGTTGGAATTGACGAAGTTAAGGGATGGCTGGAAAGCAAGGAGATGGCTGTTAGGAGGACGGCTTTGCCAACCGTGTAG
- a CDS encoding ATP-dependent RNA helicase SUB2 encodes MTNSTNLNLITKMSRPDEEELVDYDEAAEEILPPAPAAETNGDKADGDKKGSYVGIHSTGFRDFLLKPELLRAISDLGFEHPSEVQQECIPQAILGTDVLCQAKSGMGKTAVFVLAALQQIEPVDGEVSIIILCHTRELAYQIKNEFTRFSKFMTNVRTGVFYGGTPISADQEILANKEKCPHIVVGTPGRTMALVRDKKLNASKVKHFVLDECDKMLEQLDMRRDVQEIFRATPHHKQVMMFSATLSKDIRATCKKFMQSPLEIYVDDETKLTLHGLQQFYLKLEEREKNRKLNDLLDNLEFNQVCIFVKSVQRATQLDALLQECNFPSICIHSGLQQAERISRFQQFKAFEKRILVATDIFGRGIDVERVNVVINYDAPADADSYLHRVGRAGRFGTKGLAISFVSSDADQEVLQKIQERFTVAIPTLPETVDPATYMTS; translated from the exons ATGACAAACAGCACCAATCTCAACTTGATCACCAAAATGTCCCGAcctgacgaagaagaactcGTTGACTACGATGAGGCCGCTGAGGAGATCCTgccccccgcccccgccgCCGAAACCAACGGCGACAAGGCGGATGGTGACAAGAAGGGTTCTTATGTCGGTATCCACTCCACCGGTTTCAG GGATTTCCTTTTGAAGCCCGAGCTCCTCCGGGCCATCTCTGATCTCGGTTTTGAACACCCCTCTGAGG TTCAACAGGAATGTATTCCCCAGGCCATCCTCGGTACAGATGTTCTGTGTCAAGCCAAGTCTGGTATGGGTAAGACGGCTGTGTTTGTGCTTGCTGCGTTGCAACAGAT TGAGCCTGTTGATGGCGAGGTTTCTATCATTATTCTCTGTCACACTCGAGAGCTTGCCTATCAGATCAAGAATGAGTTTACTCGTTTCTCCAAGTTCATGACCAATGTCCGAACTGGTGTCTTTTACGGTGGTACTCCCATTTCGGCCGACCAGGAGATTCTTgccaacaaggaaaagtgCCCTCACATTGTTGTTGGTACCCCTGGCCGAACTATGGCGCTCGTCCGtgacaagaagctcaacGCCAGTAAGGTCAAGCATTTTGTTCTTGACGAGTGCGACAAGATGCTCGAACAACTTG ATATGCGACGAGACGTTCAGGAAATCTTCCGAGCCACCCCTCACCACAAGCAGGTTATGATGTTCTCTGCCACCCTTTCCAAGGACATCCGAGCTACTTGCAAAAAGTTTATGCAAAGT CCTCTTGAAATTTATGTTGATGACGAGACCAAGTTGACTCTCCACGGTCTTCAACAATTCTACCTCAAGCtcgaggagagggagaagaacaggaaGCTCAACGACTTGTTGGACAATCTCGAATTCAACCAGGTCTGCATCTTTGTCAAGTCTGTTCAACGTGCTACTCAGCTCGATGCTCTCTTGCAAGAGTGCAACTTCCCCTCCATCTGCATCCACTCTGGTCTTCAGCAAGCCGAGCG AATCTCTCGATTCCAACAGTTCAAGGCTTTTGAGAAGCGAATTCTCGTTGCTACTGACATTTTCGGTCGTGGTATCGATGTTGAGCGAGTGAACGTTGTCATCAACTAT GACGCTCCCGCAGATGCCGACTCTTACCTCCACCGTGTCGGTCGTGCTGGTCGATTCGGTACCAAGGGTCTTGCCATCTCCTTTGTCTCTAGCGACGCCGACCAAGAGGTCCTCCAAAAGATCCAGGAACGATTCACCGTTGCTATCCCCACTTTGCCCGAGACTGTCGATCCCGCTACCTACATGACTTCGTAA